TGCGGCACCACCTGGACGGCGACGAGATGTTCCTCGCCAACTACGCCGACGTGCTCACCGACGCCCCGCTGCCGGAGATGATCGACCGGTTCGCGCGGCGCGACGCGGGCGCGTCGATGATGGTGGTGCCGCCGCAGTCGTCGTTCCACTGCGTGGAGCTGGGCGAGGACGGCCTGGTGGGCGGCATCACCGCGGTGAGCGAACTGCCGCTGTGGGAGAACGGCGGCTACTTCGTGCTCCGCCAGGAGGTCTTCGACCACCTCCCGGAGAACGGGGACCTGGTCGCCGACGGATGCGCCCAACTGGCCAAGCGCGGACGGTTGGTGGCGCACCGGCACCGCGGCTTCTGGAAGCCGACCGACACCGTGAAGGAGCGGGCCGCGCTCGACGAGGCCTACGCCCGGGGCGACCGCCCGTGGGCCGTGTGGGAGCGGGACAGCGCGGCGGTGAGCGCGTGATCCGGCTCGGGGCCGGGCGCGTGGACCGGATCGTCGCGGTGGGCGCGCACTGCGACGACATCGCCATCGGCGCCGGCGGCACGCTGCTGACGCTGTGCCGTGCGCGGCCGGGTATCCGGGTCGACGCGCTGGTGCTCTCCGGCGGTGGCAGCGAGCGGGAGCAGGAGGAGCAGGCCGCGCTCGCCGCCTTCTGCCCGGACGCCGACCTGCGGCTGACCGTGCACAAGCTGCCGGACGGCCGGCAGCCCGTGCACTGGGACGAGGCCAAGGCCGCGGTCGAGGAACTGCGCGCGCAGACCGACCCGGATCTGATCCTGGCCCCGCGCACCGACGACGCGCACCAGGACCACCGCGGCCTGGCGCAGTTGATACCCACCGCATTCCGCGACCACCTGGTCCTCGGCTACGAGATCGTCAAGTGGGACGGCGATCTCGGCCGGATGGCGGCGTACCAACCGCTGTCGCCGGAGATCGCCGAACAGAAGGTACGGCTGCTGCAGGAGCACTACCCCTCGCAGCGACACCGGCCCTGGTACGACCGCGAGGCCTTCCTCGGCCTGGCCCGGATCCGCGGCATCGAATGCCACGAGCGCTACGCCGAGGCGTTCGCCGTCACCAAACTCACGCTCGACCTGGGGGAATGAACCTTGCGCGTACTACTGACCGGACACCAGGGCTACCTGGGCACCGTCATGGCCCCTGTCCTTGCCGCCGCCGGGCATGAGGTCGTCGGCCTCGACGCCGGCCTGTTCGCCGACTGCGTGCTGGGCCCGACGCCCGCGGACCCGCGGGGGCACCGGGTGGACCTGCGTGACGTCACGGCCGAACACGTCGCCGGGGTCGACGCCGTGATCCACCTCGCCGCGCTCTCCAACGACCCCCTGGGATCGCTGGCGCCCGAGCTCACCTACGACATCAACCACCACGCGTCCGTACGGCTGGCCCGGCTGGCCCGCGACGCCGGAGTACGGCGCTTCCTGTACGCGTCGACCTGCTCGGTCTACGGCGCCGCCGGCGGCGACGACCTGGTGGGCGAGGACGCCCCGCTGCGCCCGGTGACGCCGTACGCGGAGTCCAAGGTGCGAGTGGAGGACGACCTGCACGCCCTGGCCGACGGCGACTTCACCCCGGTGTTCATGCGCAACGCCACCGCCTTCGGCTACTCGCCCCGACTGCGCGCCGACATCGTGCTGAACAACCTGGTGGGCCACGCGCTCCTGTCCGGCGAGGTGCTGGTGCTCTCCGACGGCACCCCTTGGCGCCCGCTGGTGCACGCCGCCGACATCGCACGGGCCTTCACGGCCGCGCTGACCGCGCCGCGGGAAGCGGTGCACGACCGGGCGTTCAACATCGGCAGCGAGATCAACAACGTCACGGTCGCCGAGATCGCCGAGCAGGTCGCCGAGGCGGTCTCCGGCTCCAAGGTGGTGATCACCGGCGAGACCGGGGCCGATCCGCGGTCGTACCGGGTGGACTTCTCCCGGTTCCGCGCCGCGGTGCCCGGCTTCGACTGCGAGTGGACGGTGAAGCAGGGCGCGCTCGAACTCGCCGACGCCTACCGGAAACACGGGCTGACCCGGGAGGACTTCGACCGACGCTTCACCCGCCTTGCCGTGCTGCGCGCGGCGTCCGGCGCCGGTGCCGTGGACGACACCCTGCGGTGGCGCGGATGACCGCGGCCGGCGAACAGCCGATGACCTCGGCCGGCGACGAGATGTACGCGCTGGTGGAGCGGCTGTACCCGCTGTGCCGCAGCATCACCGGCGACGGTGTGCGCGCCACCCTGGACATCGTCGGCGAGTACGTCCCGCTGCAGGTGCACGAGGTGCCGACCGGGACGCAGGTGCTCGACTGGACGGTGCCGCAGGAGTGGAACATCCGGGACGCGTACATCGCCGACGGCGCCGGCCACCGGGTCGTGGACTTCGCCGCGTCCAGCCTGCACGTGCTCGGCTACAGCGTGCCGGTGTCGGCGACCATGCCGCTGTCCGAGCTGCGTGAACACCTGCACACCCTGCCGGAGCACCCGAACTGGGTGCCGTACCGCACCAGTTACTACAAGCCGGAATGGGGCTTCTGCCTGGCCCAGGAGACCCTGGACGCGCTGCCGGACGGCGAGTACGAGGTGCGCATCGACTCCACACTCGCCGACGGCCACCTCACCTACGCCGAGCACGTGGTCCCCGGTCAGGTCCCCGACGAGGTGATCGTCTCCTGCCACGTCTGCCACCCGTCGCTGGCCAACGACAACCTGGCCGGCATCGCGGTGGCGACGTTCCTGGCCCGGGCGCTGGCACAGCAGACGCCGTACTACACCTACCGGTTCCTGTTCGCGCCCGGCACCATCGGGGCGATCACCTGGCTGGCCCGCAACAAGGAGCGGGTGGAACGGGTCAAGCACGGGCTCGTGCTGGCCTGTGCCGGCGACCCGGGCCAACTGACGTACAAGCGGAGCAGGCGCGGCGACGCGGAGATCGACCGGGTGATGCGGCATGTGCTGGCCGCCTCCGAACGCCCGCACCACGTCACCGAGTTCACTCCGTACGGCTACGACGAGCGGCAGTTCTGCTCCCCCGGCTTCGATCTCGGCGTGGGCTCGCTCACCCGGACCCCGTACGCCGGCTACCCCGAGTACCACACCTCGGCGGACAACCTGGACTTCGTCTCCCCGGGGGCGATGGCGGACACCCTCGCCGTCTGCCGCGAGGCGTTCGCCGTCCTCGACCGCAACCGGCGGTACCTCAACCTCAGCCCCTACGGCGAACCACAGCTGGGCCGACGCGGGTTGTACGACGCGCTCGGCGGCCGCAGCGACACCAAGCAGGCCCAGATGGCCATGCTCTGGGTGCTCAACCTCTCCGACGGCGAGCACGGTCTGCTGGACGTCGCCGAGCGGTCCGGGCTGCCGTTCGACACCGTCGCCACCGCGGCCGACGCCCTGCACGGCGCCGGGCTGATCAAGGCATGACGCCGATGACCACCGAGGGGGCGAAGACGACGACACCGGCGGGATCCGCCCGGCGGGGCATCGTCGGCCGACTGTCCTGGGGACTGGCCGACCAGGCGGCCTCCAGCATGACCAACTTCGCGGTGGGGATCTACGTGGCCCGCTCGCTGGGGCTGACCGCGTTCGGCGTGTTCAGCCTGGCCTGGGTGACCTACGGCGTGGTGCTCAACGTCTCCCGCGGGCTGGCCACCGATCCGCTCGTGGTGCGCTTCAGCGGCGTGTCGGACGCGGCCTGGCGCGGGGCGGTGGCCCGGTCGTCGGGTACCGCACTCGGCGTAGGCGCAGCCATCGGTGCGGTGTGTCTGGTGGTCGGGCTCGGTCTCGGCGGCCGCGTGGGACCCGCGTTCGCCTGCCTCGGCGTCATGCTGCCGGGGCTGCTGTTGCAGGACGCCTGGCGGTTCTCCTTCTTCGCCGCCGGCGCCGGGCGGAAGGCGTTCGTCAACGACGTCGTGTGGGGCGTCGCGCTCGTCCCGGCCATGGTCGTGGCGGCCCGCGTGGGCAGCGTGGCCGCTTTCGTGCTCGCCTGGGGCGCGTCCGCCACGGTGGCGGCGGCGTACGGCTACCTCCAGTCCGGCATCCGGCCCCGGGTGACCGGGGCGCGCGGGTGGCTTCGCGAGCAGCGCGATCTCGGCTCGCGGTACCTGGTCGAGAACGTCAGCCTCAGCGGCGCGAGCCAGCTGCGGGCCTACGGGCTCGGCGCGATCGTCGGGGTCGGCGCGGTGGGTGCGGTGCGGGGCGCCGAGCTCCTGCTCGGCCCGTTCCTCGCCGTGCTGATGGGCCTTTCGCTGGTCACCGTCCCGGAGGCGGCACGGGTGCTGCGGCGGACGCCGCACCGCCTCGGCGCGTTCTGCCTCCTGCTGGGTGGCGGGCAGGCCGCCGCCGCGCTGCTCTGGGGCGGGGCGCTGCTGCTGATGCCGGACCGGCTCGGCGAGTTGGTGCTCGGCGGCGTCTGGAGCTCTGCCTCGGAGCTCATCGTGCCGGTCACCCTCGGCGTCGCGGGCGCCGGCCTCGGCACCGGCGCGGCGGCCGGGCTGCGCGCGCTCGGCGCGGCCCGGCGCAGCCTGCGTGCCCAACTGTTCGCCTCCGCCTGCTACGTCGGCGGCGGGCTCGGCGGGGCGGCCCTGGCCGGCACGGTCGGCTCGGCCTGGGGGGTCGCCGCCGCGACCGTCTGCGGCTCGGCCGTGTGGTGGCTGCAACTGCGGTCCGCCCTGCGCGAGCACCACCACGACCCCATCCCCGAAGTGAGGACCTCATGACCGACCGACCCAGGCTGAGCATCGGCCTGCCCGTGTACAACGGCGAGGAGTACCTGGCCGAGGCGCTCGACGCCCTGCTCGGCCAGACCTACGAGGACTTCGAGCTGGTCATCTCCGACAACGCCTCGACCGACGGGACCCAGGACATCTGCCGCGCGTACGCGGCGCGGGACTCGCGTATCCGGTACATCCGGCTGACCCGGAACATCGGCGCCGCGCCGAACCACAACCACGTGTTCACCGAGTGCCGCGGCGAACTGTTCAAGTGGGCCTCGCACGACGACCTTTACGCCCGCGACCTGCTGCGGCTCTGCGTTCAGGCGCTGGACGAGCGGCCGGACGTGATCCTCGCGCACTCCGGCCAGGCCGTCATCGACGGCGACGGCCAGGTGAAGGTCCCGTACGAGTACGGGCTCGCCACCGACTCGCCGCACGCGCCGGAGCGCTTCCGCAGCCTGCTGTTCGAGCCCGGCGGCGACGACTTCTACGGGGTGATGCGGGCCGACGTGCTGCGCCGGGTGAAGCCGCACGACAGCTACCACCACGCGGACCGCACGTTCGTCGCCGAGATCACCCTGCACGGGCCCTTCCACCAGGTGCCGGAGCTGCTGTACTTCCGCCGCGACCATCCCACCCGCGCCGAGCGGGCGAACCCTTCCAAGCGCTCCCGGTGCGTCAACCTGGACCCGCGCCGGGCCGGACCGCTGCACCCGACGCCCCGGCTGCTCGCCGAGTACGTCTGGGGCTTCGCCTCGGCGATCCGGCGGGCGCCGTTGTCGCCGGCCGACCGGCGAGCGTGCTACCGCCACCTGACCGCATGGATGACCAGCCGGGTCCGGCCGGGCGCCGGCGAGCGGGTCGAGGACCGCGCCCCGGTCGACCCGGGCCGGCTCACTGTCTCCGTCGACGCCCTCGTCGCCGGCCGTGAAGCTCGTGAAGCTCGTGAAGGGAGGCAGGCATGACGTCCGCGGACGAAACCCCGGTCCGCGTCGGGGTGTTCGGCCTGCTCGGCTCCGGCAACCTCGGCAACGACGGGTCCCTCGAAGCCGTGCTCGGGTACCTCCGCGCCGAGCACCCGGAGGCGGTCGTGGACGCGCTCTGCGGCGGACCCGAGGCCGTCGCGGCCCGGTACGGGATCCCCGCGACGCGGCTGCACTGGTACCGCGGGGAGTACCGGACCGCGTCGCGTGCGGGCGCGATCGCGGCGAAGGGGCTCGGCAAACTCGTCGACGTCTTCCGCACCGCCGCCTGGGTGCGTCGGCACGACGTGGTGATCGTGCCGGGCATGGGCGTCCTGGAGGCCACGCTGCCGCTGCGGCCGTGGGGCTTGCCGTACTCGCTGTTCCTGCTCTGCGCGAGCGGCCGGCTGCTGCGCACCCGGGTCGCGCTGGTCGGCGTCGGCGCCGCCCCGATCGGCAACCGGCCGACCCAGTCCCTGGTGCGCTGGTCGGCACGCCTTGCCTCGTACCGCTCGTACCGGGATACCCAGTCCCGCGACGCGATGCGGGCGATGGGCGTGGACACCGCGCGCGACGAGGTCTACCCGGACCTCGCGTTCGCCCTGCCGACGCCACCGGCGGGCACGCCCTCGGGCACGGTGTGCGTCGGCGTCATGGACTTCCACGGCGGCAACGACGACCGCGCCCGGGGCGAGGAGATCCACCGGCGCTACCTCGACGGGACAACCGCATTCGTTCGCGCGCTGATCGCGGACGGCAGGCAGGTCCGGCTGCTCACCGGCGACGCCTGCGACGCGCCGGTGGTCACCGCGATCCTCGACGCGGTGGACTCGCCGCTGGTCACCGCCGCCGAGACGGCCTCCCTCGCCGACCTGATGAAGGAGACGGCGGCCGCCGACACCGTGGTGGCGACCCGCTACCACAACCTGATCTGCGCGCTGAAGGTCGGCACACCGACCCTCGCCCTCAGCTACGCGGAGAAGAGCGACGCGCTCATGGACCGGATGGGTCTTGCCGCGTACTGCCACCCGGCGCGCGAGGTCGACGCCGACCGGTTGCTCGACCAGTTCCGGGCGCTGGAGAAGCGGTCGGCCGAGCTGCGGCAGACCCTCGCCGAGCGAAACCTGGTAGCCGCCCGGCAACTCGAGGACCAGTTCACCGAGTTGACGGCGGCCCTGTTCCCGACGGCCGATCACGCCCACGCCCAAGCCCACGCCCGCACTCGGCAGGAGACTCCGTGAAAGCCATCGAAGTCCCGGAGATCGCGGGCGCGTACCTCTTCGAACCGACGCCGTACGCCGACGAGCGCGGCTTCTTCTGCCGCACCTTCGACGCCGACGTAGTCCGCTCGGTGGGCCTCGACCCGCACGCCTTCGTCCAGGACAGCCTGTCCCGCTCTGCCCGGGGCGTGCTGCGCGGCCTGCACCTGCGCGCGGGCGCCGGCGAGGCCAAGCTGGTGCGATGCTCGTACGGGAGGATCTTCGACGTCGTCGTGGACCTGCGGCCGGACTCGCCGACATACCGCAACCGGGCCTTCTTCGAGCTGTCCGACGAGACGCAGACGACCCTGTACATCCCGGCGGGATGCGCCCACGGCTTCCAGGCGATGACCGAGACCGCCGACACCTCGTACCGGATCGACCGCCCGCACGATCCGGCCGAGGACGTGACGATCGCCTTCGACGACCCGGAGCTCGCGATCCCCTGGCCGCTGCCGGTCACCTCGATGTCCCAGCGGGACCGGGAGGCGCCGAGCCTCGCCGAGGTCCTGAAGCAAAGAGAGAAGTGAGGTCGGCGTGGACACCGAACGCACCGAAGAGACCGAGGAGTTCCTCCTGCCCCGGTCGCGGGCGGCGAACGAGCGGCTGCACGCCCTGATCCCCGGGGGCGCGCACACCTACGCCAAGGGCGACGACCAGTACCCCGAGAACCTGGCCCCGGTCATCAGCCACGGCCGCGGTGCCCACGTGTGGGACATCGACGGCAACCGGTACGTCGAGTACGGCTCCGGCCTGCGGTCGGTCAGCCTCGGCCACGCGCACCCGCGCGTGATCGAGGCGGTGCGGCGGGAACTCGACCGCGGCAGCAACTTCGTCCGCCCGTCCATCGTGGAGGTCGAGGCCGCGGAACGCTTCCTGGCCACGGTGCCGACCGCCGAGATGGTGAAGTTCGCGAAGAACGGCTCCGACGCCACCACCGCCGCGGTACGCCTCGCCCGCGCCGCCACCGGGCGCCCGCGGGTGGCCCTCTGCGCCGACCATCCGTTCTTCTCCGTCGACGACTGGTTCATCGGCACCACACCGATGTCCGCCGGCATTCCGGCGGCGACCAACGACCTCACCGTGTCCTTCCCTTACGGGGACCTGGCCGCCACCGAGGAGCTGCTCACCCGGTACCAGGACGAGGTCGCCTGCCTGATCCTCGAACCCGCCACCCACACCGAGCCGCCGCCCGGATACCTCGCCGGTCTGCGCGAGCTGGCCGACCGGCACGGCTGCGTACTGATCTTCGACGAGATGATCACCGGCTTCCGCTGGTCCGAGGCGGGCGCCCAGGGCCTGTACGGCGTCGTCCCCGACCTGTCCACGTTCGGCAAGGCGTTGGGCAACGGGTTCGCCGTCTCCGCGCTGGCCGGGCGCCGCGAGCTGATGGAGAGGGGCGGGCTGCGTCACTCCGGCGACCGGGTGTTCCTGCTGTCCACCACGCACGGTGCGGAAACGCACTCCCTGGCCGCCGCGACGGCCGTGCAGGCCACCTACGTCGAGGAGGGCATCACCGCACGGCTGCACGCCCTCGGCGAGCGGTTGGCCGCCGGTGTCCGCGAGGCCGCGGCCGGCATGGGCGTCGGTGACCACATCGTCGTCCGGGGCCGGGCCAGCAACCTGGTCTTCGCCACCCTCGACGAGAACCGGCAGCCGTCGCAGCAGTACCGCACCCTCTTCCTGCGCCGGCTCCTCGCGGGCGGGGTGCTGGCCCCGTCGTTCGTGGTGAGCAGCGCGCTCAGTGACGCCGACATCGACCACACCGTCGACGTGGTGGCCCAGGCATGTGCGGTGTACCGGAAGGCACTGGACGCCGCCGATCCCACTCCCTGGCTGGGCGGGCGACCGGTGAAGCCCGTGTTCCGCCGCTTGGCGTGACGTGACGTCAGCGACGCTCCCGCCGACCGGCGTCGGCCCTCCGATCAACCAGCCGGTCGGCCATCCGGTCGACCAGCCACGCGGTCGCCGGAATCACCGCCAGGGCGGTGCACCAGCCGCCGATGACGTCGGTCGGGTAGTGCGCGCCCAGGGCGACCTGCGCCCAGCCCATGGCGGCACCGGCCACCAGCGCCGCGGCGAGCACGAGTGACGTGGCGGCCGTCCTGCCGAGGCGAAACCGTCCGCTCGCGAGCAGCGCCACCACGAGGGCGAGCGCGGTGAGGAAGGCGGTGTGCCCGCTCGGATAGGACAGGTTGCCGTCGCCGTGGATGGTGCGTCCCACCAGGGGCTTGAGCAGCGTCGTCGTCCCCACGGTCAGGCCGGGACCGGCAACGACGAGCACCGCCTCGCACGGACGCCGACGCAGCAGGCAACCCGTCACGGTGGCCACGACCAGCGTCGCCGCTCCCACGGGCTCCCCCAAGAAGTCCGTGGCCAGAGCGACGTACCGCCACGGCGGCCGCACACTGTCCGCCGTCGGCTGGATGATCCACCTGTCCACCCTGCCGGGCTCGCTGTGGCCGGCGTGCAAGACCCCGAGCACGACGACCACCAGCGCGGCGAGGGCCGCGATCAGCCCGAGCCCCGCCCGCAGCGATGGGGGCAGCACCGCGGGCGCCGGCCGGCCGGTCACCCGCCCACCGCGTC
Above is a window of Streptomyces sp. DT2A-34 DNA encoding:
- a CDS encoding PIG-L deacetylase family protein codes for the protein MIRLGAGRVDRIVAVGAHCDDIAIGAGGTLLTLCRARPGIRVDALVLSGGGSEREQEEQAALAAFCPDADLRLTVHKLPDGRQPVHWDEAKAAVEELRAQTDPDLILAPRTDDAHQDHRGLAQLIPTAFRDHLVLGYEIVKWDGDLGRMAAYQPLSPEIAEQKVRLLQEHYPSQRHRPWYDREAFLGLARIRGIECHERYAEAFAVTKLTLDLGE
- a CDS encoding glycosyltransferase family 2 protein, which encodes MTDRPRLSIGLPVYNGEEYLAEALDALLGQTYEDFELVISDNASTDGTQDICRAYAARDSRIRYIRLTRNIGAAPNHNHVFTECRGELFKWASHDDLYARDLLRLCVQALDERPDVILAHSGQAVIDGDGQVKVPYEYGLATDSPHAPERFRSLLFEPGGDDFYGVMRADVLRRVKPHDSYHHADRTFVAEITLHGPFHQVPELLYFRRDHPTRAERANPSKRSRCVNLDPRRAGPLHPTPRLLAEYVWGFASAIRRAPLSPADRRACYRHLTAWMTSRVRPGAGERVEDRAPVDPGRLTVSVDALVAGREAREAREGRQA
- a CDS encoding NAD(P)-dependent oxidoreductase; protein product: MRVLLTGHQGYLGTVMAPVLAAAGHEVVGLDAGLFADCVLGPTPADPRGHRVDLRDVTAEHVAGVDAVIHLAALSNDPLGSLAPELTYDINHHASVRLARLARDAGVRRFLYASTCSVYGAAGGDDLVGEDAPLRPVTPYAESKVRVEDDLHALADGDFTPVFMRNATAFGYSPRLRADIVLNNLVGHALLSGEVLVLSDGTPWRPLVHAADIARAFTAALTAPREAVHDRAFNIGSEINNVTVAEIAEQVAEAVSGSKVVITGETGADPRSYRVDFSRFRAAVPGFDCEWTVKQGALELADAYRKHGLTREDFDRRFTRLAVLRAASGAGAVDDTLRWRG
- a CDS encoding sugar phosphate nucleotidyltransferase, which gives rise to MKVVLFCGGYGMRMRNGTSDDVPKPMAMVGPRPLIWHVMRYYAHFGHTEFILCLGYGAHHIKDFFLNYEETTSNDFVLRGGRTELLSTDISDWTITFAQTGVESPIGERLRRVRHHLDGDEMFLANYADVLTDAPLPEMIDRFARRDAGASMMVVPPQSSFHCVELGEDGLVGGITAVSELPLWENGGYFVLRQEVFDHLPENGDLVADGCAQLAKRGRLVAHRHRGFWKPTDTVKERAALDEAYARGDRPWAVWERDSAAVSA
- a CDS encoding polysaccharide pyruvyl transferase family protein; translation: MTSADETPVRVGVFGLLGSGNLGNDGSLEAVLGYLRAEHPEAVVDALCGGPEAVAARYGIPATRLHWYRGEYRTASRAGAIAAKGLGKLVDVFRTAAWVRRHDVVIVPGMGVLEATLPLRPWGLPYSLFLLCASGRLLRTRVALVGVGAAPIGNRPTQSLVRWSARLASYRSYRDTQSRDAMRAMGVDTARDEVYPDLAFALPTPPAGTPSGTVCVGVMDFHGGNDDRARGEEIHRRYLDGTTAFVRALIADGRQVRLLTGDACDAPVVTAILDAVDSPLVTAAETASLADLMKETAAADTVVATRYHNLICALKVGTPTLALSYAEKSDALMDRMGLAAYCHPAREVDADRLLDQFRALEKRSAELRQTLAERNLVAARQLEDQFTELTAALFPTADHAHAQAHARTRQETP
- a CDS encoding phosphatase PAP2 family protein, with translation MTGRPAPAVLPPSLRAGLGLIAALAALVVVVLGVLHAGHSEPGRVDRWIIQPTADSVRPPWRYVALATDFLGEPVGAATLVVATVTGCLLRRRPCEAVLVVAGPGLTVGTTTLLKPLVGRTIHGDGNLSYPSGHTAFLTALALVVALLASGRFRLGRTAATSLVLAAALVAGAAMGWAQVALGAHYPTDVIGGWCTALAVIPATAWLVDRMADRLVDRRADAGRRERR
- a CDS encoding DUF4910 domain-containing protein; amino-acid sequence: MTSAGDEMYALVERLYPLCRSITGDGVRATLDIVGEYVPLQVHEVPTGTQVLDWTVPQEWNIRDAYIADGAGHRVVDFAASSLHVLGYSVPVSATMPLSELREHLHTLPEHPNWVPYRTSYYKPEWGFCLAQETLDALPDGEYEVRIDSTLADGHLTYAEHVVPGQVPDEVIVSCHVCHPSLANDNLAGIAVATFLARALAQQTPYYTYRFLFAPGTIGAITWLARNKERVERVKHGLVLACAGDPGQLTYKRSRRGDAEIDRVMRHVLAASERPHHVTEFTPYGYDERQFCSPGFDLGVGSLTRTPYAGYPEYHTSADNLDFVSPGAMADTLAVCREAFAVLDRNRRYLNLSPYGEPQLGRRGLYDALGGRSDTKQAQMAMLWVLNLSDGEHGLLDVAERSGLPFDTVATAADALHGAGLIKA
- the rfbC gene encoding dTDP-4-dehydrorhamnose 3,5-epimerase, translating into MKAIEVPEIAGAYLFEPTPYADERGFFCRTFDADVVRSVGLDPHAFVQDSLSRSARGVLRGLHLRAGAGEAKLVRCSYGRIFDVVVDLRPDSPTYRNRAFFELSDETQTTLYIPAGCAHGFQAMTETADTSYRIDRPHDPAEDVTIAFDDPELAIPWPLPVTSMSQRDREAPSLAEVLKQREK
- a CDS encoding glutamate-1-semialdehyde 2,1-aminomutase — its product is MDTERTEETEEFLLPRSRAANERLHALIPGGAHTYAKGDDQYPENLAPVISHGRGAHVWDIDGNRYVEYGSGLRSVSLGHAHPRVIEAVRRELDRGSNFVRPSIVEVEAAERFLATVPTAEMVKFAKNGSDATTAAVRLARAATGRPRVALCADHPFFSVDDWFIGTTPMSAGIPAATNDLTVSFPYGDLAATEELLTRYQDEVACLILEPATHTEPPPGYLAGLRELADRHGCVLIFDEMITGFRWSEAGAQGLYGVVPDLSTFGKALGNGFAVSALAGRRELMERGGLRHSGDRVFLLSTTHGAETHSLAAATAVQATYVEEGITARLHALGERLAAGVREAAAGMGVGDHIVVRGRASNLVFATLDENRQPSQQYRTLFLRRLLAGGVLAPSFVVSSALSDADIDHTVDVVAQACAVYRKALDAADPTPWLGGRPVKPVFRRLA